A single region of the Oreochromis niloticus isolate F11D_XX linkage group LG19, O_niloticus_UMD_NMBU, whole genome shotgun sequence genome encodes:
- the shprh gene encoding E3 ubiquitin-protein ligase SHPRH, whose product MSSRRKRAPPVRVDEEAKKRLNWNMLEDRKNEEIQEDEEIPTCSILSADPAPSSTLLSPPEGATEAACTPVRFTEELPSTSSDITAASTSLALTVFSLLKLSHIWKALIGEFSVRPAWLPSDCDQRAFTFHRMGEQLCISYSSCDESSGVQCSPDEDTCTAECSLRRIPLEDLDWLQKRRVVQLCHQAKDDSVKVGIYLLETGLGKPEFLSEGNARLKKANQLMQKLMEYFYDFIIPEVVDNEEEECDTDLERQNVEELYDYVRHMHQEESQEVTYDVQHKALIPVLRPYQSQAVNWMLRREKYRNNSSKEQSLHFLWRELIALCGKKLFYNPFIGCLIREFPLAGIEWPGGILADEMGLGKTVEVLALILFHTRQDLEQEALTLPVGKSVNYFVPPPPLERKKVISCKSEAQPKIKISYPTVRVMLLTAIKEMRSGKGASVNAIFTYIRATYGYDLLKNRNHIRKTLTKLIDDGMVDRVKGRGLAGSFKLGKKYKETKKTFAGSSKSTSKSTESTPRKMFQRRAKEKAEAALQNSLSEDQRDPSTPTSDCPVSEEAETKKEWDESLNEKADQPDDMLDSSRAPLQVSQDKSDSDTRDMCRIADLPEERGEASQLDDDKETETPTRASVVPFNTPDYRFECICGELGIIDYKARVQCMNCQLWQHADCVNYKEESLETTPFYCPHCLVAMKPVSTGATLIISPSSICHQWVEEINKHIRSSSLRVLVYQGVKKHGFIQPHMLAEQDVVITTYDVLRSELNYVDIPHSNSKDGRRFRNQKRYMAIPSPLVAVEWWRICLDEAQMVECPTAKAAEMALRLASVNRWCVSGTPVQRGLEDLYGLVLFLGVDPYWVKHWWHQLLYRPYRRGNTEPLYHVIAQILWRSAKKDVIDQIQIPPQTEEVHWLHFSPVEGHFYHRQHEVCSQDALVNLRKISDWSLKLGSLDRRTVNTILCPLLRLRQACCHPQAVRGEFLPLQKSTMTMEELLKSLQKKCRVECEEAHRQLVCALNGLAGIHIIRGEFVEAAEMYREVLRSSEEHKDRLKTDSLQRLHATHNLMELLSAKHRGIPPTLRDDRLDEEAEQLRQHYMTKYDSEVADARQALQPVLQNIKELKRKVKLNSPWWLDVIQRAVRCSTDDDLVSRIKNELTSSYKQQAHKLSMADKFRDAYGLQFLLTTQMQDLMKSQKTVQDAVKSLEGPASKEVIEEATICHLRPMRLPLNNCVFCKADELFIDYESKLFSHTVKGQTAIFEEMIEDEEGLVDDRLPTTSRGLWAASETERTLKAILSFAKLKRMDPDLVEEGNTFMELFENWKKEYKVLHEYWMVLRNHVSAIDELGMATERLRVRLPDEPKPKLPHIIEPHEVEQNRVKLLNDQAVAKSQLQKKLGQFLYLTNLEKSQDKSTGGLNPEPCPICARPLGQEWAVLTCGHCFCNECIAIIVEQYSVGSRRRAIKCAICRQTTSHTEISYVFTTQSSSQDQDIPVKGSHSTKVEAVVRTLKKIQVTNPGAKCLVFSTWQSVLDIIAKALFDNNMEFSQINGIHKFQENLSSFKYEEKINILLLPLHTGSNGLNIIEATHVLLVEPILNPAHELQAIGRVHRIGQTKPTFVHRFLIKSTIEERMQAMLKTAEKSHTSTAMKHSEAAVLTVADLADLFTEDTEPLE is encoded by the exons ATGAGTAGCCGAAGAAAGAGGGCCCCTCCTGTGAGGGTGGATGAAGAAGCTAAGAAGAGGTTGAACTGGAACATGTTGGAGGACCGCAAGAATGAGGAAATCCAGGAAGATGAAGAGATACCGACGTGTTCCATTCTTTCAGCGGACCCTGCTCCTAGTAGCACCCTTCTCTCCCCTCCAGAGGGCGCCACAGAGGCTGCCTGCACCCCTGTCCGGTTTACAGAAGAACTTCCCAGCACGTCGTCCGACATCACCGCTGCTTCTACCTCCCTAGCGCTCACTGTGTTTTCACTTTTGAAGCTCAGCCACATCTGGAAAGCACTCATTGGGGAGTTCAGTGTCAGGCCAGCCTGGCTCCCATCTGACTGCGATCAGAGAGCTTTCACGTTTCACAGGATGGGTGAGCAACTCTGCATCAGTTACAGCAGCTGTGATGAGAGCTCAGGGGTGCAGTGCAGTCCTGATGAAGACACTTGTACGGCAGAATGCAGCCTCCGTAGGATCCCATTGGAGGACCTCGACTGGCTACAGAAGAGGAGGGTGGTGCAGCTCTGTCACCAGGCAAAAGACGACTCAGTCAAG GTGGGGATTTACTTGCTGGAAACTGGGCTCGGGAAGCCGGAATTCCTCAGTGAGGGAAATGCTCGGCTCAAAAAAGCAAACCAACTGATGCAGAAGTTAATGGAGTATTTCTACGATTTCATTATTCCCG AGGTCGTAGATAATGAGGAGGAAGAATGTGATACCGACCTGGAGAGGCAAAATGTTGAGGAGCTCTACGATTATGTCAGGCATATGCACCAGGAAGAAAGCCAGGAGGTGACCTATGACGTCCAGCATAAGGCTCTTATTCCTGTACTCAGGCCCTATCAGAGTCAAGCAGTCAACTGGATGCTGAGAAGAGAGAAATACAGGAACAACTCAAGTAAAG AACAATCATTGCATTTCCTCTGGCGGGAGTTGATCGCTTTGTGTGGCAAAAAGCTGTTTTACAACCCTTTTATCGGCTG cttaaTTCGAGAATTTCCACTGGCTGGCATTGAGTGGCCTGGTGGGATCCTGGCTGATGAGATGGGGCTTGGAAAGACGGTGGAAGTTCTGGCTCTAATCTTGTTTCATACCCGGCAGGACCTCGAACAAGAGGCCCTCACACTCCCTGTG GGAAAATCTGTGAATTACTTTGTTCCTCCTCCTCCgctagaaagaaagaaagttatCAGCTGCAAGTCTGAAGCTCAGCCTAAAATTAAAATATCCTACCCAA CTGTGCGTGTCATGCTACTCACTGCTATAAAGGAGATGAGATCTGGCAAGGGAGCCTCAGTCAATGCCATCTTCACCTACATCCGAGCCACTTATGGCTATGACCTCCTCAAGAACCGCAACCACATCAGGAAGACGCTGACAAAGCTCATAGATGACGGCATGGTTGACCGGGTCAAAGGTCGGGGCTTGGCGGGGTCGTTCAAGCTGGGAAAGAagtacaaagaaacaaagaaaacatttgcaggATCATCAAAGTCT ACTTCGAAAAGCACGGAGAGCACACCCAGGAAAATGTTTCAGAGACGAGCAAAGGAAAAGGCAGAGGCAGCTCTACAAAACTCTCTCTCAGAAGATCAGAGAGATCCGAGCACCCCTACATCTGACTGTCCTGTCTCAGAggaagcagaaacaaagaaagagtgGGATGAAAGTCTGAATGAGAAAGCAGATCAGCCAGATGACATGCTGGATTCTTCCAGAGCACCGTTACAGGTTTCTCAGGATAAAAGTGACTCAGATACACGAGACATGTGCAGAATAGCTGATCTCCCCGAAGAAAGAGGAGAAGCTTCACAGCTCGATGATGACAAGGAGACGGAAACCCCCACCAGAGCGTCTGTCGTCCCGTTTAACACCCCTGACTACAGATTCGAGTGCATCTGTGGTGAACTCGGCATCATTGACTACAAGGCCCGCGTCCAGTGTATGAACTGTCAGCTGTGGCAGCACGCAGACTGTGTGAACTATAAAGAAGAGAGCCTTGAAACTACACCTTTCTACTGCCCTCACTGCCTGGTAGCCATGAAACCCGTGTCCACAGGAGCCACCCTCATAATTTCCCCAAGCTCCATCTGCCACCAGTGGGTCGAGGAGATCAACAAGCATATCAGGTCCTCCTCTTTACGAGTGCTG GTTTATCAGGGTGTGAAGAAACATGGATTCATTCAGCCTCACATGCTCGCCGAGCAGGACGTGGTCATTACCACCTACGACGTGCTGCGCTCTGAGCTCAACTACGTTGACATTCCCCACAGTAACAGCAAAGACGGCCGCCGCTTCCGCAACCAGAAGCGTTACATGGCTATACCCAGTCCTCTGGTAGCTGTGGAGTGGTGGcgaatctgtctggatgaggCTCAGATGGTTGAATGCCCCACTGCGAAG GCTGCGGAGATGGCTCTACGTCTTGCGTCTGTTAACCGCTGGTGTGTCAGCGGCACTCCAGTCCAGAGAGGCTTAGAAG aTCTGTATGGCCTTGTGCTTTTCCTGGGAGTTGACCCATACTGGGTGAAACACTGGTGGCACCAGCTTCTTTATCGTCCCTACCGACGTGGAAATACGGAACCTCTGTACCATGTGATCGCTCAGATATTATGGCGATCGGCTAAAAAAGACGTCATTGATCAG ATTCAGATCCCGCCTCAGACAGAGGAAGTGCACTGGTTGCACTTCTCGCCCGTCGAGGGTCACTTCTACCACCGTCAGCACGAGGTCTGCTCCCAAGACGCTTTGGTTAATCTCAGGAAGATCTCTGACTGGAGCTTGAAACTTGGCAGCCTCGACCGCCGTACCGTCAATACCATCCTGTGCCCGCTGCTCAGGCTGCGCCAAGCCTGCTGCCATCCACAGGCTGTCAGGGGGGAGTTCCTGCCTCTGCAGAAAAG CACCATGACAATGGAGGAGCTCCTGAAGTCCCTGCAGAAGAAATGTCGAGTGGAGTGTGAAGAAGCTCACAGACAATTGGTGTGCGCACTCAATGGTTTGGCTGGAATCCACATCATCAGAG GTGAGTTTGTAGAGGCAGCAGAGATGTATAGAGAAGTGCTCCGTTCATCAGAAGAGCACAAAGACAGACTGAAGACTGATTCGTTACAG AGGCTTCATGCTACCCATAACTTGATGGAGCTGCTAAGCGCAAAGCATCGTGGGATTCCTCCTACCCTCAGAGATGACAGACTAGATGAAGAG GCCGAGCAGCTGCGACAGCACTACATGACCAAATACGACTCTGAGGTCGCGGATGCTCGTCAGGCTTTGCAGCCGGTGCTGCAGAACATAAAGGAGCTGAAGCGAAAA GTCAAGCTGAACTCTCCTTGGTGGCTGGATGTTATTCAGAGGGCTGTCCGCTGCTCCACTGATGACGACCTGGTGTCCCGCATCAAGAATGAGCTGACGTCCAGCTACAAACAACAAGCCCACAAGCTCTCCATGGCAGACAA gtttcgTGATGCCTATGGTCTGCAGTTTCTGCTCACCACGCAAATGCAGGATCTGATGAAATCTCAAAAGACCGTGCAAGATGCAGTGAAAAGTCTTGAGGGTCCGGCCTCGAAAGAAGTTATAGAGGAGGCCACAATTTGTCATCTCAGGCCAATGCGACTGCCACTCAACAA CTGTGTTTTTTGCAAAGCAGACGAACTTTTCATAGATTATGAGTCCAAGCTGTTTTCTCACAC cgtCAAAGGTCAGACAGCCATCTTTGAAGAAATGATCGAGGATGAAGAGGGGCTGGTTGACGACCGTCTCCCCACCACCAGCCGAGGTCTGTGGGCAGCCAGTGAGACAGAACGCACTCTGAAGGCCATCTTGTCTTTTGCCAAACTTAAACGCATGGACCCAGACCTGGTGGAGGAAGGAAACACTTTTATGGAACTGTTTGAGAATTGGAAGAAGGAGTACAAG GTGCTGCACGAGTACTGGATGGTGCTGCGCAATCATGTGTCAGCCATCGATGAGCTGGGTATGGCCACCGAGAGGCTACGTGTGCGTCTGCCCGATGAACCAAAGCCCAAACTGCCGCACATCATAGAGCCCCACGAG GTGGAGCAGAACAGAGTCAAACTTCTGAACGACCAAGCTGTGGCAAAATCTCAGCTCCAAAAGAAGCTCGGCCAGTTTTTGTATCTCACAAATCTGGAAAAG TCGCAGGACAAGTCTACTGGAGGTCTGAACCCAGAGCCGTGTCCCATTTGTGCTCGGCCCCTGGGACAGGAG TGGGCCGTGCTGACGTGCGGACACTGCTTCTGTAATGAGTGTATTGCTATCATTGTGGAGCAGTACAGCGTGGGCTCAAGGCGGCGTGCCATCAAGTGTGCCATTTGCAGGCAGACTACATCCCACACAGAAATCTCTTACGTGTTCACCACCCAATCATCCAGTCAGGACCAAGACATACCAGTCAAG GGAAGCCACTCTACCAAAGTGGAGGCAGTTGTAAGAACTCTGAAGAAGATTCAAGTGACCAACCCCGGGGCCAAATGTCTCGTCTTCTCCACG TGGCAGAGTGTCCTGGACATCATCGCCAAGGCCTTGTTTGACAATAACATGGAGTTTTCTCAAATCAACGGAATTCACAAATTTCAG GAGAATCTAAGTTCCTTCAAGTACGAAGAGAAGATCAACATTCTTCTTCTGCCTCTCCACACGGGCTCCAATGGGCTGAATATCATCGAAGCAACACACGTGCTGCTGGTTGAACCAATCCTCAACCCTGCTCATGAGCTccaggcaataggcagagtgcaCCGGATTGGCCAAACCAA GCCAACATTTGTTCACAGATTCCTCATCAAATCTACAATTGAAGAGAGAATGCAAGCGATGCTgaagacagcagaaaaaag TCACACCAGCACAGCCATGAAGCACTCGGAGGCTGCGGTACTGACAGTCGCTGACTTGGCTGATCTGTTCACTGAAGACACTGAACCTCTTGAGTGA